The genome window CCGTCAGTGATATGACGTCCTGACCATTGGTGCGGGCATAGCGACTGACGCGCGCATCCTGTTCCTTGATCGTCGCCAGGCTCGTCAAAGGGATATTGACGCCTTTGCTATTCGTGACGTGAATCGTAGCCAATTCTTCGGGCGATTTGTACTGCGCCATCAAACGGACATTGGTTTCGCTGCGGTCATTAAAGACCGATCCGGCAGGCGTTAAGATATTTTCCTGTTGAATACGGCTGGCAACCTGATTAAGCGCGATATTGAAAAAAGACAGCCGGTCCTTTTCAATCTCCACCGCCACTTCCTTATCACGCCCGCCGTACATAGCGACGTCCGACACGCCGCCTGCGCGCTGCAGTCGTTCGACGAACACGTCATTGGCGACGCTGTAGACTTCGGAAAGCGGTTTGTCGGCAATCACCGATATTTCCATGATCGGCGCGGCGTTAACGTCGCGTTTCATTACGACCGGTTGTTGAATGCCGGTCGGCAGCCGATTGAGCGCCGAATTGACGTACTGCGTCGCATTGATGGCCGACGTATCGACGTTCGCCCAGAATTCAAATTCCAGTGTGATTTGTGCTTTTTCCGGCCGCGCGATCGCCGTCATGTGCTTAAGATTGGAAAGGGAGGACAAGGAGTTCTCTAGCGGCTTGATGACCGTCTGTTCAATCTCCTCGGTACCTGCGCCGGGATAATTGACCGATACCGTCACATACGGCACGTTGATCGCCGGCAGCAGTTCGACGCCGATGCGGTAAAAACTGAACAGGCCGAGCACGACAAAGAGCATTACGATCATCGAAATGCCGATTGGTTTTTGGATCGAGAAACGGGTAATGTTCACTGCCCGTCACCCCGGCTTTCGAGCGTCACGCTGTTTGGCACGATGACCATGCCCGGCCGCAGACGCGCCAGATTGTTGACCGCGACTTGTTCTCCGTCTACCAGACCATTGATGATCTCGACGTTTTGGTCGCCGCGTGCGCCGACTTCGACAACGCGCTGTTCCACTTTATTTTCTTCGCCCAAAACAAAGACATACGATTTGCCGTTTTTATCGAGTACCGCATCTTTCGGTACGACGACAACATTTTCGCGCAGCAGTGCGTTAATGACCGTGCGGGCAAACATGCCGCTTTTTACCGCCGGATCCGGCTGGGTTAGCGCGATGCGCAGGCTGAATGCCATGCTGGTCGCATCGCTGGCCGGGCTGATATAGATGACTTTTCCCGGCAAACGTTTGCCCAGCGATTCCAGCTGCACTTCGACCGGCATGCCGACCGTGATCGCCGCCAAGTCCTGTTCCGATACCTGACAATCGACATAAATATTGCTGTTATCAACAATACTTAATAACTTTTGCCCCGCCTGCACCAGATTTCCGACTTCCACTTGACGGTAACCGATCATGCCGCTGCGCGGCGCACGCAGAATCAGATCGTCGCGCTGTTTTTCCACCGCACTAACCGTACGCTGCGCTTTTACCGCTGCCGCCTGCGAGGATTGTATGCTGGCCGCTACGCCGCCGTTGATCTGATTGGCCAGCGCATCCATGACGCCTTTCGCGTCGGCTACCTGTTGCTGATTCGTGTCCAGTTGTTCGCGCGATACCGCGCCGACTTCGTACAGCGTCTTGTAGCGTTCATAGCCCGCCACGGCACGCAGATAGTCCGCTTTCGCGCGATCAAGATTAGCATAGAACGTCGCCTGCGTCGTGAGCGCATCGGAGCTTGCCTGCTGATACGCCGCCTGATTCTGCTGGATTGCGATCTCCGCATCGCCGGTATCTTGAATAATCAAAACTTGTCCGGCTTCCACCCGTTGTCCAAGCAACGCCTGAACCGAAACGACCTTGCCCTGGTATTTCGCGGCAATGTCGATCTGCGCTTCCGGCACCGTTTGGCCGGTCAGGGAAATGCGTTTGAGTAAATTCGTGTGGCCGACCGCCATTACGTCTACCGTCGTCTGCTGTTTTCCGTTCTGCTGCGGTTTGGCCGCCGACTGAATGCGCTGCGCGATCGTCAAACCGCCGCACAGCAGTACGACAACGGCGCAGATCGCCGTCAGCTTGAGCCGCTTCTTATTTTGCAAAAGATGTAATAATTTCGCTTTCATTTGCCAGCACTCCTCTTTCAGCTACGTACAGCACTCTTATATTATGTCTATAGAATAACAAAAAAATATCCAGATTCGGTTAAGATATGATTGTCATTTCATTCAGATTGAATGTTAAAAATGGACTGGCCGGGCTCTTTTGCCCGGCAGTCCATTTTTTAGCCTAATTTTTCTCTTAAAGTGATCACATTCTCTGCGCAGACCCGGTTCCGCCCGCCTTCTTTTGCCGCATAGAGCGCTTCGTCGGCGCGTTTGGCGAACCGTTCCGGCGTATCGCCGCCTTGCCAGCGACTGACGCCGAAACTGCAAGTGACCGGAGACACTTCCGCCGCAAAGCGCCTTACCGTGGCGATGCGTAGTTGCTCGGCAAGTTCGATCGCGCCGGCCAGGTTCAGTCCTTTGCAGAGCACCGCGAATTCCTCGCCGCCCAGGCGCGCCACGATTCCTCTACTGCCGACGATTCCAAGCATCACTTCCGACAAGGCGATCAAGACCCGATCGCCTACGTCATGGCCGAACGAATCGTTGATGCGTTTAAAATAGTCTACGTCCAAAAAGATCAGCGACGTTTCCTCGCCTTCACTTTGGCAGACCTGTTCCATCGCCTGATTGAACTTAGATCGGTTGTAAAGCCCGGTCAACGGATCGGTCACCGCCAGCCTTGTCACAACTTTGACGCGTTCCACCAGCTTCCGGTTCACTTCCTGCAATTTTTGCCGTTCTGCAATCCGTCGGCTGAACATCGCCATCAAGACGAAGGCGAGGCTAATGCCGCCCAAATGAGTGGTGTGATGGTGCCACGGCACCAAATGCCACTGCAGGCCCGCCATATCATAGGCAACGAGAATCGGCAATATCATCAGGCCGCGCAACAGCCAGTGCGCTTCGTTATTGCCCTGCCGCATCGCCAACACCAGGCTGGTCATCCAAAACACGATCCCAGCCAGCGTCAAAAGCAGGTAATAATCAAGCGCATCGCGCAGCATTCCCGGCTGGAAACATTCGCCGACCGCTACCGCGAGTGCATAGAGCGCCAGCAGCAAACGACAAAACTTAATCCAATAACGGCAGCTTGGCTCGACATAGTCCTGCATCATCGAACCGAAAACAATCGGCATCGCATACGTGCATGCGAGGATCAGATACATCCAAAGCGGCGGATCATTCCAGAGAAAGACGCTGAACGGACTTTCACCAACCGCCCACAATCCAAGCAACGAAAAAAACAGCGCCGTGCGCAGATAGATTGATTCTCTGACCAACAGCCAAGAGGTCAGCATCATCAGCATCATGATCACGCCGATACCGGCCGATAACAGATAGTCGATATGATTGCGGATCAAGCGCGCATAAAGTTCGCGCTCCGGTGCAACCTGAAGATCCGACAGGATCAATCGGTTGCGCGGAAAATTATTATAGACCCGTAACAGCACTTCACGTCCTCCGGCCGATCGCGGCAAGTCGATCATGTGCCAGGTAGAGCCGAGCAAATCGCTCTTCGGCAAGAGATTGCCGTAACGATAAATCTCCTTGCCTCCCAGATACGCTTCCACTTCATGATCCCGCGTACTAAAGAAGAGGTCATATTCAGCCTCGCCCAACTGCGGAATCGGTATCTTCAGCCAATAATATTCGCTTTCGATGCGTATTGGCGTTTTGATGTCATAGTTTTGCCAAACCGTATCCGTCTGCCATTCGCCGCGCTCGTTTTTCCACAAGTCGCCCGAATGGATCTGCCAACTTCCGGCCGCCTGAGCGGATACAGCTGCAAGCAGCAGACAAAAGAACAGCAAGCCGTTCACTGCATGCCTTGCACCTTTTTTCACTCATCCACCCCCGTTTCGCACTTATCACTCTACAAACTTACACATCCAGGCCACGTTCGTCAATCTTATTTAACTTTTAAAAGCTAAAGAAAGAGGCTGCCGCAAAAGTGGAATTTATCCATCCACTTTGCAACAGCCTCTTGGCGCGCATTTGCTATTCTTTCACCATCCACCATTGGCGGACGTAGACGTTAAAGCCGTTCTCCGTCAACAGTTTCCCCATGCTGGTGCGTTCGCCGCCGGAAAAATTCAGCGCCAATAAGCGCGGCGCTCCCGCGCCGTCAGCCAATGTACGCAGCAGCAGACTACGCAAGATTTGCGTTTTCCGGTCATGCCCCGGCAACGCCTGACACTGGTATACATTCAAGGCCTGCAAACAACCTTGCCTGTCCCATTGTCGCCGATACAACGCGTAGCCGACCAATTGTCCGTCTTCTTCCGCCAACCAGATTTCTGCGTCCTTGATATGCGACCAATGGCTCTGCCAGGGAAGTTCTTCGTCGTACCAGGAGAGAATCGCCAAATCGCGCGGCGATCCGCGCCGCAACGTGATGCCGCTCGGCAACGCCTGTGCATCGCTTTGCCAAGGCGTCTTGCGCTCCCAGCAGATCAGCTCCGCCCGCCGTTCATAACCGACAGCCTGGTATAATTTGAACGCCCGTTCATTTTCCTGAATCACTTCCAGCGTAGCGCGGGCCACGCCTTCGTCTTCATAAATCTGCAGCGCTTCCAAAAGCAGTTTGCGCCCCACGCCCTGACTGCGCCAGGAAGGCAGAACCGCAGTACCGCCATTCCAAGCGGTCTTGCAACCTGCGATTTCCTCAATTCCATTGAGCAGCAAGCCGGCTCCTTCGTTCTTGCTGAGCGCGACCAGAGAATGATCCGGCGATAAATGCTCTCCCGATAAGCGGTCGACAAAAGCTGCCGTACTGAGTCGAATCGGCACGAAATAATCCTGAAAACCATGGTTCCACGCTTGTACCGCCACCTGCAGGCTGCAGTCGCTTAACCGCTGTAACTTCAACATTGTTTCCAGCCTCCTTCTC of Azotosporobacter soli contains these proteins:
- a CDS encoding GNAT family N-acetyltransferase, coding for MLKLQRLSDCSLQVAVQAWNHGFQDYFVPIRLSTAAFVDRLSGEHLSPDHSLVALSKNEGAGLLLNGIEEIAGCKTAWNGGTAVLPSWRSQGVGRKLLLEALQIYEDEGVARATLEVIQENERAFKLYQAVGYERRAELICWERKTPWQSDAQALPSGITLRRGSPRDLAILSWYDEELPWQSHWSHIKDAEIWLAEEDGQLVGYALYRRQWDRQGCLQALNVYQCQALPGHDRKTQILRSLLLRTLADGAGAPRLLALNFSGGERTSMGKLLTENGFNVYVRQWWMVKE
- a CDS encoding diguanylate cyclase; the protein is MKKGARHAVNGLLFFCLLLAAVSAQAAGSWQIHSGDLWKNERGEWQTDTVWQNYDIKTPIRIESEYYWLKIPIPQLGEAEYDLFFSTRDHEVEAYLGGKEIYRYGNLLPKSDLLGSTWHMIDLPRSAGGREVLLRVYNNFPRNRLILSDLQVAPERELYARLIRNHIDYLLSAGIGVIMMLMMLTSWLLVRESIYLRTALFFSLLGLWAVGESPFSVFLWNDPPLWMYLILACTYAMPIVFGSMMQDYVEPSCRYWIKFCRLLLALYALAVAVGECFQPGMLRDALDYYLLLTLAGIVFWMTSLVLAMRQGNNEAHWLLRGLMILPILVAYDMAGLQWHLVPWHHHTTHLGGISLAFVLMAMFSRRIAERQKLQEVNRKLVERVKVVTRLAVTDPLTGLYNRSKFNQAMEQVCQSEGEETSLIFLDVDYFKRINDSFGHDVGDRVLIALSEVMLGIVGSRGIVARLGGEEFAVLCKGLNLAGAIELAEQLRIATVRRFAAEVSPVTCSFGVSRWQGGDTPERFAKRADEALYAAKEGGRNRVCAENVITLREKLG
- a CDS encoding efflux RND transporter periplasmic adaptor subunit — protein: MKAKLLHLLQNKKRLKLTAICAVVVLLCGGLTIAQRIQSAAKPQQNGKQQTTVDVMAVGHTNLLKRISLTGQTVPEAQIDIAAKYQGKVVSVQALLGQRVEAGQVLIIQDTGDAEIAIQQNQAAYQQASSDALTTQATFYANLDRAKADYLRAVAGYERYKTLYEVGAVSREQLDTNQQQVADAKGVMDALANQINGGVAASIQSSQAAAVKAQRTVSAVEKQRDDLILRAPRSGMIGYRQVEVGNLVQAGQKLLSIVDNSNIYVDCQVSEQDLAAITVGMPVEVQLESLGKRLPGKVIYISPASDATSMAFSLRIALTQPDPAVKSGMFARTVINALLRENVVVVPKDAVLDKNGKSYVFVLGEENKVEQRVVEVGARGDQNVEIINGLVDGEQVAVNNLARLRPGMVIVPNSVTLESRGDGQ